Proteins encoded within one genomic window of Bacteroides sedimenti:
- the yidD gene encoding membrane protein insertion efficiency factor YidD: MKKILSYIFLLPIYFYRACISPMTPASCRFMPTCSEYALEAIKKHGPFKGTYLAIKRILRCHPWGGSGYDPVP; the protein is encoded by the coding sequence ATGAAAAAGATTCTTTCCTATATTTTTTTGCTCCCCATTTACTTTTATAGGGCATGCATCTCCCCAATGACTCCTGCTTCTTGCCGCTTTATGCCAACCTGTTCCGAGTATGCCCTGGAAGCAATTAAAAAACATGGCCCATTCAAGGGGACCTATCTTGCCATAAAACGAATTCTTAGATGCCACCCCTGGGGAGGCTCTGGATACGATCCCGTCCCTTAA
- the metK gene encoding methionine adenosyltransferase, protein MGYLFTSESVSEGHPDKVADQISDAVLDELMAYDPSSKVACETLVTTGQVVLAGEVKSEAYVDLQEVARNVINKIGYTKGEYMFEGNSCGVFSAIHEQSPDINRGVERTDPMEQGAGDQGMMFGYATNETENYMPLSLDLAHKILYILAKIRREGKVMTYLRPDSKSQVTIEYDDNGKPVRIDTIVVSTQHDDFIQPENDSPEAQLKADEEMLAIIREDVIKVLMPRVFASIHNRKILDLFNGAITYHVNPTGKFVIGGPHGDTGLTGRKIIVDTYGGKGAHGGGAFSGKDPSKVDRSAAYAARHIAKNLVAAGVADEILVQVSYAIGVARPINIYVNTYGRSNVNITDGEIAQKIDKIFDLRPKAIEDRLKLRNPIYSETAAYGHMGRTPKTVTKHFHSRYLEDKTMEVELFTWEKLDYIDKVKEEFGLY, encoded by the coding sequence ATGGGATATTTATTCACATCCGAATCGGTGTCTGAAGGACACCCCGACAAAGTAGCCGATCAAATATCGGATGCTGTACTTGACGAACTAATGGCTTATGATCCAAGTTCTAAAGTAGCTTGCGAAACTCTCGTTACTACCGGACAAGTAGTACTTGCGGGTGAAGTGAAATCTGAAGCATATGTGGACTTACAAGAAGTTGCTCGTAATGTAATCAATAAGATTGGTTATACTAAAGGCGAGTATATGTTCGAAGGAAACTCATGCGGTGTATTCTCTGCCATCCACGAACAATCTCCCGACATTAACCGTGGAGTTGAACGTACAGACCCGATGGAACAGGGTGCCGGCGACCAGGGAATGATGTTTGGTTATGCAACCAACGAAACAGAGAACTACATGCCATTGTCTTTGGATCTTGCGCATAAAATACTATACATTCTGGCAAAAATCAGAAGAGAAGGCAAAGTAATGACTTATCTCCGCCCGGATTCAAAAAGCCAGGTTACAATAGAATACGATGATAATGGAAAACCAGTGCGTATTGATACAATTGTTGTATCTACTCAACACGATGATTTCATTCAACCGGAAAATGATTCTCCAGAAGCTCAGTTAAAAGCTGACGAAGAGATGCTGGCTATTATTCGCGAGGACGTTATTAAAGTATTGATGCCAAGAGTATTTGCATCTATTCATAATAGAAAGATCTTAGACTTGTTCAACGGTGCCATCACTTACCACGTAAATCCTACAGGAAAATTCGTTATTGGAGGACCACACGGAGATACAGGACTAACAGGACGTAAGATTATTGTTGATACTTATGGTGGTAAAGGTGCTCATGGTGGTGGCGCTTTCTCCGGCAAAGACCCTAGTAAGGTAGACCGTAGTGCAGCATACGCAGCACGTCACATTGCAAAGAACCTGGTGGCTGCAGGTGTAGCCGACGAAATTCTGGTTCAGGTATCCTATGCTATTGGTGTGGCTCGCCCTATCAATATCTATGTAAATACTTACGGACGCAGCAATGTGAACATTACAGACGGTGAAATTGCCCAGAAGATTGATAAGATTTTCGATCTACGCCCGAAAGCAATCGAAGACCGCCTGAAACTACGTAACCCTATTTATTCAGAAACCGCCGCATACGGACACATGGGACGCACCCCGAAAACTGTAACAAAACACTTCCACTCACGTTATTTGGAAGATAAAACAATGGAAGTTGAATTGTTTACCTGGGAGAAACTTGACTACATCGACAAAGTAAAAGAAGAGTTCGGCTTATATTAA
- a CDS encoding uroporphyrinogen-III synthase, giving the protein MKIKKVLVSQPKPTSEKSPYYDIAEKYGVKIDFRPFIKVESISSKEFRQQKVSILDHTAVIFTSRHAIDHFFNLCSELRLAIPETMKYFCISETVALYIQKYVQYRKRKVFFGATGKIADLIPTIVKHNSEKFFVPMSDVHNDEMKNLLDKNNIDHTEAVMYRTVSNDFQEGEEFDYDMLVFFSPSGISSLMKNFPDFEQKDIKIGCFGPTTAKAVRDAGLRLDLEAPSVKAPSMTAALDLFIKETNKEGKK; this is encoded by the coding sequence TTGAAAATAAAGAAAGTACTCGTATCGCAGCCCAAACCTACTTCTGAGAAGTCGCCCTACTATGACATCGCAGAAAAGTATGGCGTGAAGATTGATTTCCGCCCCTTCATTAAAGTGGAAAGCATATCTTCTAAAGAGTTTAGGCAACAAAAAGTGTCTATTTTGGATCATACTGCCGTGATTTTCACATCACGTCATGCCATAGACCACTTTTTCAACCTTTGTTCGGAGCTTCGTTTAGCAATTCCTGAAACGATGAAATACTTTTGCATCTCCGAAACTGTGGCTCTTTACATACAAAAATATGTACAGTACCGCAAGCGCAAAGTATTCTTTGGTGCAACAGGTAAAATTGCCGACCTGATTCCTACGATTGTGAAGCACAATTCCGAGAAGTTTTTTGTTCCGATGTCAGATGTTCATAACGACGAAATGAAAAATCTGCTCGACAAAAATAACATCGATCACACAGAAGCTGTTATGTACCGCACTGTTAGTAACGACTTCCAGGAAGGGGAAGAATTTGATTACGACATGCTGGTTTTCTTTAGTCCTTCAGGAATTTCCTCACTGATGAAGAACTTCCCTGATTTTGAGCAAAAAGATATTAAGATTGGATGCTTCGGACCTACAACCGCTAAGGCCGTTCGCGATGCCGGACTGCGTCTTGACTTAGAGGCTCCTAGCGTAAAAGCCCCTTCTATGACTGCAGCTCTTGATTTATTTATCAAAGAGACTAACAAAGAGGGAAAGAAGTAA
- a CDS encoding TIGR00730 family Rossman fold protein, translated as MNNITSVCVYSASSTKIDQTYFNAATALGRLLAKNKIRLINGAGSIGLMRAIADASLQAGGEVTGVIPSFMVEQNWHHQGLTKLVEVTTMHERKQLMADLSDGIIALPGGCGTLEELLEIITWKQLGLYFNPIIILNVNNFFNPLLSQLNEAVEQNFMRPQHANIWSVAQTPEEAIELLYNTPKWDKNIRKFAAI; from the coding sequence ATGAATAACATTACTTCTGTATGTGTATATAGTGCTTCAAGCACAAAAATAGACCAAACCTACTTTAATGCAGCTACTGCATTGGGTCGACTATTGGCCAAAAACAAGATTCGTCTGATAAATGGTGCTGGAAGTATTGGACTGATGAGAGCTATCGCCGATGCCTCTCTTCAAGCTGGAGGAGAAGTTACGGGTGTGATTCCCAGCTTTATGGTTGAACAAAACTGGCACCATCAAGGCCTCACAAAGCTTGTGGAAGTAACTACCATGCATGAAAGAAAACAACTGATGGCAGACCTGTCAGACGGTATTATCGCCTTACCAGGAGGATGCGGCACTCTGGAAGAGTTACTGGAAATTATCACTTGGAAGCAATTGGGGCTATATTTCAACCCAATCATAATACTTAATGTAAACAATTTCTTTAACCCTTTGCTGTCCCAGCTCAATGAAGCGGTGGAGCAGAACTTTATGCGTCCGCAACATGCCAACATATGGAGCGTAGCTCAAACACCTGAGGAGGCAATTGAGTTGCTTTATAATACCCCTAAATGGGACAAGAATATCCGTAAGTTTGCAGCGATATGA
- a CDS encoding ribonuclease P protein component, protein MDIHSNGLCKAERLNSKNVIDKLFEGNSKSFSVYPLRVVYMPVEIKGNIFASILISVPKKRFKRAVKRNRVKRQIREAYRKNKYELLTVLNEKGYGLAMAFIYLSNELYPTERIEECTKKILEKLIEKQQ, encoded by the coding sequence ATGGATATACACAGCAACGGACTTTGCAAGGCTGAACGACTGAACAGCAAAAATGTTATAGATAAACTATTTGAAGGAAACTCCAAATCGTTTTCTGTCTATCCGTTGCGGGTAGTATATATGCCCGTCGAAATAAAAGGAAACATCTTTGCCAGCATTCTTATAAGTGTGCCTAAAAAACGATTCAAACGTGCTGTAAAGAGAAACAGAGTAAAACGGCAAATAAGAGAGGCATACCGGAAAAACAAATACGAACTACTGACTGTTCTGAATGAGAAAGGGTATGGACTGGCCATGGCTTTCATATACTTGAGTAATGAACTCTATCCTACGGAAAGAATAGAGGAATGCACCAAAAAGATTCTGGAAAAACTAATCGAAAAACAGCAATGA
- a CDS encoding DUF4271 domain-containing protein → MIVVVKDSIQKPVANPLVATPVKVQPATTGTSGTSKTQASGKNITSAGVQSLKKQISAQGQTINQADNQATQQSKIKSQKKGSEPQNQQPVIANTDILLQHLQAQNDSIKAHAEATDSIRKAQQVAPDTIPLYYKTHFIPGDSIKWTSTGHLPSGIDGTPIPYRLRADNAITGLLLFCFILTAYVFTNGKKGLIEQTKNLFSRKEHSDFLGRATASDLRYRVMLQFQTCILLGVFCFDYFHDYNPLELDNTSIYCVLGIYIGIFVIYYGIKWMIYKFLGWIFFDKYITSAWIETYSAIIYNLGLCLFPCILLMVYSDLAVSTILIIGLILVIFAKILMFLKWLTLFFKNMYGLLFLIVYFCALEILPCFLLVQGLLQTNIILQIKL, encoded by the coding sequence ATGATTGTTGTAGTAAAAGATAGTATCCAGAAACCTGTAGCCAACCCTCTGGTTGCAACTCCGGTAAAAGTTCAGCCTGCAACAACTGGTACCTCGGGTACAAGCAAAACACAGGCTTCAGGAAAGAATATAACTTCTGCAGGTGTACAATCCTTAAAAAAACAAATATCTGCGCAGGGACAGACTATAAACCAAGCGGATAACCAAGCAACACAACAAAGCAAAATAAAATCACAAAAAAAGGGGAGTGAGCCCCAGAACCAACAACCCGTCATTGCAAATACTGATATATTGTTGCAGCATTTGCAGGCTCAGAATGATTCAATCAAAGCACATGCAGAAGCGACCGATTCCATCAGGAAAGCCCAACAGGTTGCTCCTGATACCATACCGCTGTATTACAAGACACATTTTATACCCGGAGATTCTATCAAATGGACTTCAACAGGTCATCTTCCCTCAGGGATTGATGGTACCCCAATACCCTATAGATTAAGAGCAGATAACGCGATCACCGGATTGCTTTTATTTTGTTTTATCCTTACAGCTTATGTATTCACAAATGGCAAAAAAGGGCTTATAGAACAGACAAAAAATCTTTTCAGCAGAAAAGAACATTCTGATTTTCTTGGAAGAGCAACTGCATCTGATCTTCGTTACCGGGTAATGCTTCAATTTCAAACTTGCATTCTTTTGGGAGTTTTCTGCTTTGATTATTTTCATGATTACAACCCTTTGGAGTTGGACAATACTTCTATTTACTGTGTATTAGGAATATATATCGGAATTTTCGTAATATACTATGGTATAAAATGGATGATCTATAAATTTTTGGGATGGATATTCTTTGATAAATATATAACATCGGCCTGGATAGAAACCTATTCTGCGATAATTTACAACCTGGGTCTTTGTCTTTTTCCCTGTATATTATTGATGGTTTATTCGGACTTAGCAGTCTCAACAATCCTTATTATTGGGTTAATTCTGGTAATTTTTGCTAAAATACTGATGTTCCTCAAGTGGCTAACGCTTTTTTTCAAAAATATGTATGGTCTTTTGTTTTTAATTGTGTATTTTTGTGCGCTTGAAATTTTGCCTTGCTTCCTTTTGGTTCAAGGACTTTTACAAACAAATATCATATTGCAAATAAAACTTTAG
- a CDS encoding TatD family hydrolase: MEILDIHTHRVKENSSQCIYSCLPTAFNPQEGGYYSVGVHPWYINADTGKELEYLKKIASNPQILAIGEAGIDKLITTPLSIQMDIFRHHIELSETLNKPLIIHSVKSVNEIVMLKKELSPKATWIIHGFRGKRELAQQLFAHGIYLSFGEQFQENALKCIPLERLLLETDESDKNILEIYQTVAKILNLSVEKLQEQIQQNIKQLFFNR, from the coding sequence ATGGAAATTCTGGATATACATACCCACCGAGTGAAAGAAAATTCTTCGCAATGCATCTACAGCTGCTTGCCCACTGCTTTCAATCCTCAGGAGGGAGGGTATTATTCTGTCGGGGTTCACCCCTGGTATATCAACGCTGATACCGGGAAAGAATTAGAATATCTAAAAAAGATTGCATCGAACCCACAAATACTTGCAATTGGAGAGGCAGGAATAGACAAATTAATAACTACTCCGCTCTCAATCCAGATGGATATATTCCGCCATCATATAGAATTGTCTGAAACACTTAATAAGCCTCTGATTATTCATTCGGTTAAAAGTGTAAACGAAATTGTAATGTTGAAGAAAGAGCTTTCACCTAAGGCAACGTGGATTATTCACGGATTCAGGGGAAAAAGAGAGCTGGCCCAACAACTGTTTGCACATGGCATCTATCTGTCATTCGGAGAGCAATTCCAGGAAAACGCACTGAAATGCATCCCGTTGGAACGTCTTCTACTGGAAACAGATGAGAGTGACAAGAATATTCTAGAAATATATCAAACTGTTGCCAAAATACTTAATCTATCTGTTGAAAAACTACAGGAACAAATACAACAAAATATCAAACAGCTCTTTTTTAACCGATAA